A region of the Cydia fagiglandana chromosome 20, ilCydFagi1.1, whole genome shotgun sequence genome:
aataaaagtgATACCTCTCGCGTTGTTCTGGATGCTTGACATAAATACCAGTATACAAAAATTTCTAAAATTCACTGCCGTCTCAGACATTCAGGGTTCTTTAAATTAAATCGCAATTAGGAATAATTCATTATCCACATtcacaaaatactttataaaatcaAGGGTCTCAAAAGACACAAATACCTCCCTAATAATAATGGAAGTACCATGGACTAATATTAAGACAGCTCGTCATACTGTGTTATTTGGGGTAAACCAATCTACTTTATAACTGCAGGACTCTCGCAGCGGCGAGCCGGGCTCCGCTGAAGCGGCCGAGTTCGACTTCTGCGGCTGCGGCTGGCCGGACCACATGCTGCTGCCCAAGGGCACCACCCAGGGGTACCCCTGCGTGCTGTTCGTGCAGGTCACCAACTGGAACGAGGACCGGGTAAGAGTTTTGAGCTCTGTGCTCTTTCTATTCTATCTTCCTTAAACAATGATGCAGTAAGCAGCGGGATGATTGCCCTGACCGTCGCGTCGATCACGTCAAATTCCGAGTGGATATACTCGGAATTTGACCTTACGGGGCACATTATTTGATTAATGTAAGATTTTTATACTTATCTAGACGTAGTTGTCTACAGTGGAAAAGcaagataaaattaatgtaCACTCTTTTGTTGTCCTCGGTGTAAAGATTCTTAATTTTCTCTTCACCCTCATTTGTGAAATTACACTACTCATACCATTTGGTCCGATTTGTTGTATTCCCTTCGTTACGTATTTGATTCGTTGTAGGTATATCGAACTAGGTACATATCTGGTCCACTGCCTAGATTATCATAAAATGCAATGGTATTAAAGGCAATGTACAATCAAACTGCATTTAACATCATGTGGGGCAATAAACGATTTACAGGACCCTTCTTCCTTTCTTCGCAGGTGGAGCAAGACCTAGTAGGCTCCTGCAACGACGCAGCATCCTACTGCGGCATCCGCGACCGCAAGTACCCGGATAAGCGCGCCATGGGATTCCCCTTCGACCGGCCCAACCCCGCCAGCTCACTCTCCGACTTCCTGCAGCCCAACATGGCCGTGCAGCAGTGCAGAATCAAGTTCACGGATGCCACAAGGATTAGGGCTCAGAATTAGATCTTAAGAGAGAAGTCTCTGTTAGAAGAAATGTAAGATAAGGTCAATGTGATGAAAACCCAAGTATAACAATGATTTCTGTTTTGGCAAACCGTTATATGACAAGAACTTTCATATTTGTATACGTACTACGCTCTCACACAGACAGAAAGGAAGAGCTTCGCTCTTGCTGCTCTACTCACCTTCTGTAAGTGGAGTACATGTGTACAACAAGCGCAAAAATTAGAAGCGACGAAAGAGCTTGTAGACGATTTTACTTGATAGACGGTCTTCACCACATTGACTTTAACCTTACTTCTAAGACCGCCTACCAGGTATACCAGAAACTAAGGTTTTTAGACCGCCTTTACCCCCAATATCCTTCTTTACAACGTATAAGAATAGATCACTAATACCACCAAGATGCTGTACGAACATTGCACACCGAATTGCCATTACTGTCCACAGTCCAACTGAATGCCACTAGGCCCACTAGGTTATGGCTTAGTCAAAGGTAGATCTTACTGTCCCCTACCCCTCACAGGGTTTCTGCAGCTATAGAATTACCTTGGTTCTGCAACTTCTGCATCAAAATCGACTTTGCTTTATGAACATTGGACACCGattacttaaaataatttttagaattctattttatattttttgataaTGGTTTATTTTTGTTGACTTGTTTAAAAATGTTTGAACTCTGGTAAATAAACAAAGGTAACACTGAATTTGTTTTGAGAAAATCTAGTAACAGAAGGATGCAGTTGGTGTTTgaaaatatacttaccgattattttattttccagaaACTCTCATAAATAATCcaattaagtaattacataTATGAACATTGTCAATGTACGATGCAATCGTCCTCATTCTAAAGATTTAGAGTAAGTAACTAAAAAAACTAGGACCTAACAGAAAAGTGATTAGGGAACCACCTatgtaaaagtactttttactcAAGTCAATAAAAACTTTTCTAACTAGCGTAGGAATTAGTTAAGTTAGTTTTAGCAAACGGGTTTAATTATAGCTATTAAATAAgtacatactgtatatagtgTATATATTAGTTACAACAACAATTCTGAGTAAATCTAGCCTCTTACAAAatatctgtattttttttttgtacctgcctaaatacctacctacttattcttatgtgtatttttttataaaataatgacttgaattttgataaCCGTAAATAGCCGAAATGGATAGTGCCATACGTTGGAAAGGGATatatagcatgattcgtccctgaatagctgtcaaacttcggttatgtaggaagtgtcctttctgtacggtaagTACTAttaatagtattatttattctgtggttttacATTACAGCTGACTCACCTCATTTCCATTAAAGATGGCAATAATCAGAAACGTAATATTAGTAATCATGTTGTTTTGATGAATTAACGTATGTTCCTGCACAGTTACATACATTGAAAaggtaaataaaaaccgggcaagtgctagtcggactcgcgcacgaagtgttccgtaccaaaaagcaaaaaaaaaatctaaaaaaagcaaaaaaaaaaaacggtcacccatccaagtactgaccactcccgacgttgcttaactttggtcaaaaatcacgtttgttgtatgggagccccatttaaatctttattttattctgtttttagtatttgttgttatagcgacaacagaaatacatcatctgtgaaaatttcaactgtctagctatcatggttcgtgagatacagcctgatgacagacggacggacggacggacggacggacggacggacggacagcgaagtcttagtaatatggtcccgttttaccctttgggtacggaaccctaaaaacaaacttGTAAATTTACATGTACGATTTCATCCCGTATAAGGACTAGTATCAAGAGCAATTAAAATGGGTCGTTTTATTTAAAACAGGTTTCCGTCCGCGTTTGTTGATGTACGATTATCATCTTGGCTAGTACCCTCGATGTTTAGAACAGACGTAAACAGAACAACAAATTAGTTACAAGCTAGTAATAATTTACATTGTAAAGACGAGATGGTATCAAACAACCTTTAAGACAAGTCTCCTTGTAATTATATCGgctgctttttagggttccgtacccaaagggtaaaacgggaccctattactaagacttcgctgtccgtccgtccgtccgtctgtcaccaggctgtatctcacgaaccgtgatagctagacagttgaaattttcacagatgatgtatttctgttgccgctataacaacaaatactaaaaacagaataaaataaagatttaaatggggctcccatacaacaaacgtgatttttgaccaaagttaagcaacgtcgggagtggtcagtacttggatgggtgaccgtttttttttcttttttttgttttttttttgcattgaggtacggaacccttcgtgcgcgagtccgactcgcacttgcccggttttttatatatttagcctttcaatatatattttgttataaTAGTATGCAAAAATCGCGGATTTACATAAACTAAAGGTTGTGAACAGATCAGAAAAAGTCGTTctcgaaaaaaatgcaaaatgatgatgataattcgGTCAGGATCCTTATCATAAAAGAGGataaattttcattaaaataaccCATTTTCATTACTCTCGAGTGTATTTACTAGTAATTCCAAGGTTAAATCAGCATACGTGTAAAAGGATGCGTGAATCTACGCTTGGCTGCTACACATTATCGATTGCTTACGTAACTAGTGGTTGCCCGTGGCTGCACCCGATATATATCAGATTTTTAGAATAGGTCGAAAAATAAGTAATCAacaatcattatcatcatcttcttatcaccttggctaggccccctgaaATACTCGATTAATTGTAACAAAAGTTTATCAAGGTTTTCAAATTATACCTATACCCTGTTTGCTGTCCATTAATAAACTATTCCGTAGGTGGCGTAGGTATTGACTTGTTTAATACCAACTTCAGAGGTTTCACTGAAGATATACAGACAAACATTGCTATATTACCATTAGTACGAATTACAAGGAGTGGcggatataattatgtatgtatgcggAAGCTCTTTACCAATACACTTCAAAATATGTGTTGAAATGTTGATTAAACACAAATTAGACCATtgtgcgtctgtccgtccgtgcTGCGCCTCCTCACAAATTTACAATGAAATCCTTGATATTAGTAAGTTGTTAGTTATTATGAGTTAAATATCTTAAAAGTAGCAATGTATAAGTTGcagaacatttaaaaaatccaaAACTTTCTGGAAATTTTCATGAGAAAATTCTCATGCAAGTTTCCACTTAGAAAATTCCCGTTTTAAGGTGTTATTACTCAGTGTTCGTCCCCATTCCATTCCCATTTACGTCAGTCACTGGCGTCTAGAGTCataccgagaaaagtctgcagcgattttgatagctcacgcagggCAAGCGTTATttcaaacgtctatgaaattatgacgaataaataacagtagcactgcgtgggctatcaaaatcgctgcagacttttaattGTGTAACACTATTTCAAGTGTCGTAGAAATCTAAAAGTTCCGGAGAACATCGTTGGTCGAGTTGTTGCCCTTAACTGCTAATTTTGCCCCTACCTTGAACATTGAACAAATTTTAAACTTGCCTAAACTTTTCAGTTAGTCTTCCTCATCGCGTCAATCCACGCGTTCACCATCCCCAACCCCAAAACCCCAGTCCAAGCTCAAGCTCTCGAAGACCACAAGATCAGCAAGCGGTTCATCTCCGCCTTGCTGATGAGCATGATGGACGATGATGACTACTTCGATGACGACCTCCCGTCCATCATTGGGAGGAGACGACCTTCGCGGAGACATCTGCAGCTTGCGCAGATGATGAGGCAGTTGGCTGGTCCGCGAGGATTGACGAGAGCacaggtataaataaataaataaataaatattataggacatttttacacagattgactaagtcccatagtaagctcaagaaggcttgtgttttgggtaggtactcagacaacgatatatataatatataaatacttaaatacatagaaaacaaccatgactcaggaacaaatatctgtgtcatcacacaaataaatgcccttactgggattcgaacccaggaccattcggcttcacaggcagggtcactaccaactaggccaGTCGTCAAAAGTCGGTATGCTgatgatatatatttattatataccaGTTGCTGTGGAAACTGCAGGATCTTGGAGTGCGGAGGCCAATGAGTAAATGTGGAAATTGAGTCGGCGACTAAGACATAGGAGTTGCGACGTGGTTGCGACACGACAGTTCAACGAGGCGACGTCGTCGGGTGCCAGTGCCGTGGGGACGTTTGTATCTACGACTACGGTCCTAGGTGGCACCTTAGACTAGTCTATAATTTAGTGGTTAAGATTGAAAAAGCCTGCggattacataattttttagtAGGTGAAGAAGTCTGCGTTGCTGATCCAGCCAAGTTCTTATAAATTTTTGTCCACCAATCAAAAAGTGTAATTTAATATAGTGGAACCACTGGGGTTGATCAAAATTGTACTCCTGAATTGCGCGATTTTTTAACATTACTGTAGTATTTGTAGGTAGTTCCTATGAGCCTTTCCATATAAAAAGGTCTCGATTTCTTATGTTCTTTGGGGAAAGTTTCGAATATTTTCCCAGCTATTGAAATTTCCAAATTttcaattattaataattaatttttattcatttcagATGCAGAATATGCAGAATAACCTCCAGAATCTGCAGCTGTTGCAGAACATGCAGCAGATGATGCAGCTACAGAACCAGCTGGGGCAGAACCAGCAGGGGCAAAACACGCAGGGGCAGAACTCGTAGGGGCAAAACTtgtagttattatttttatttaacttacgaAGAAATCGACCTGTTCaatgcgtatttattttttaattccgACTTCTGACTGATACTTGGTAAGGTTTTATTAAAGGTTAAGTTTTGTTGTTTATtgtttaggtaggtatctatttaAGCACATTTTGTTTTGCTCGGCACTTTTTTCACTCTTTAGTTACTCTATAGTACTATTTAGTACCTACTCTTGAACATTATATtagtgttattatttatttctgctTCAAAAATATCACATACACTTGCCGTTTTTGATTACCTTTACTTAATgtttttataatgtatttatttatttcttttcaataataaaatattacaaatcaACACTAGGTGGTTTTATTTAGTGTGCgataaattattaaaactatCTTTTCActatcaacattttttttacattaaatagCGAATTGTTAAgtagataataatattattgtaaatCCGTTAAATACATCAACTGTAACATTACTTCCTCTATATGTATACTCATTAGCATGAATAACAAGGAGTTCTggatataatatattatgtttactGAAGCTCTTTAGCAATAAACtgcaaaatataatacttatgtTGAAATATTATTAGAACATGAACAAATTAAGCCATTATGCGCTCGTCCGTTCGTGCCTCGACTCCTGAACCGATCTACAATGAACTCTTTAATTGTGGTAAGTTATTTTAGTGGTTTTAAACTTAATATCATAcacatattaaaatatttgaacCGGGTCAATCgtgaatttaaatattttcttgtcTCTGTTTAAATGTGCTAATatgttttcaaaatacaaaagttTTTAATGCTCTATAGATGGTCAAATGAACATCTTGAAGCTAGTAAAGTGAATATTTGTATTagaaaaattaagtaggtacctacttaagagggcgtagaggagggtaaattttcagattctgtcaaattaccccatttcacgcacaaacgcagctcacgcacacttcctcaatttactgggacaggtcagtgacccctaatgtttttttaaaggtgctgtttcgagtttagtgttaactactgacctcctttgaggaattaaaactgtcaaactttcctttgtgagaagacagagaaaaaacactttttatatatagctttccttgtttgttcatgtcatgtcataggtatgtgacgtattaggtaattatttattttcgttgttgacttttgtattaatataggtacaaacggcgacgctcttaactgtccatcggtagaccttatgccttttgtaataaggtttacgaactgtcagttaacagtgtggtggtgtgcgatggtaggtatgcggtttgtagacatagaccaaattaaaactaggagttttattattaaatatataagaaatcgtctattttacctactcgaagtgaactacttatatctaaaattatcccttcattagttatatataggtcttgtaacatattttttacaactaaacacgcttattatattttacttataacttaatttttaaagctctattgataataaggctttaaaaacatctaatagaatgcaggtactacgcttatacttttataagtcagtaagtgatgcttacttaaaactcatcgggaaatcaaaaaactcataattataattacctatattaaaatatttaaatttactattccatctcatacgttcaataaggcccgggaccgggccttgtcacctgcactgacagagggcctttttagccccacataatattaaagaactgtgtcccggatagtatgggttctgggccatgaccatgacgcgtcccgaagtaacttatacagggcgtaatcgttaagtgtagccaggctataatttcgtaaatataacagatatcagaaaacttcaaattgttatcgaaagtgcgttacccaatgagtaaaattacattaaggggtcatccattaattacgtcacacgttttgggggggagggggtcaagaaaatgtgacatgttgtgacatggggagggggagtcacgaacactgtgacgtcactttaacttcatcactattcatcagtaaccgaaaattaatttatatttttttattcgcagtacatttaaataatgaggttttggaagtatgtaggtaattttcgtttctaattggttttgtgttataaaattatatatatttattttaccaaaaatattttttttttaaataatgccgagttagtactgcccatttcgttgaaaacaaaattacctaaaatgtgacgtcacactaggtggggagggagttgcaaaatgtgaccaagtgtgacaaggagggggggaggggtcaaaaaacctagaaattaatgtgacgtaattaatggatgattcctaataacttttttaaataaaagcagaaatatcccaaacattaacgtcaaaccctcccatacatttagtacgacgactcacccctgaCTGTAATAAAATCAAATCAATCAATCTGTGTTtatcatcgcaaataatgaatctcaagcagttttatctcttacgacaccaacgttctttgaagggtgagtcgtcgtactaaatgtatgggagggtttgtgagtgaatgtcttagagtagagttaatgtctgggatatttctgtttttatttaaaaaaagttattaatgtaattttactcattgggtaacgcactttcgataccaacagaactagttgaaactaagaattttattgctgaaattatgtgaacaacattgctccgtcttcaataaataaaattttaataatttatattgcttaggctaaaatgtgaag
Encoded here:
- the LOC134674735 gene encoding uncharacterized protein LOC134674735, encoding MKSLILLVFLIASIHAFTIPNPKTPVQAQALEDHKISKRFISALLMSMMDDDDYFDDDLPSIIGRRRPSRRHLQLAQMMRQLAGPRGLTRAQMQNMQNNLQNLQLLQNMQQMMQLQNQLGQNQQGQNTQGQNS